From the genome of Blautia hydrogenotrophica DSM 10507:
ATCATAGGTTCGTCCTCCTTTTCTTGATTCCCTTGATTTATCTGACCGCCACCTGGCGTATCATCCATAGTCGCAGCGGAAACCGTTTCCTGCGTTTCTTGTCCGCTCTTTCCCAGCGGCTGAAACCACTTCAGCCTCAGCGCATTGGACACTACGAAAATACTGCTCATACTCATAGCTGCTGCTCCGATCATCGGATTCAGCTTCAGCCCCAGCAGGGGATAAAAAATCCCTGCTGCGATTGGGATCCCCAAAGTGTTATAGAAAAATGCCCAAAACAGGTTTTGTTTGATGTTGCGAATCACTGCCTTGCTGAGACGAATCGCCGTGACTGCATCTTTCAAGTCATTTTTCATCAAAACCACGTCCGCACTCTCAATCGCCACATCCGTCCCAGCTCCAATGGCCATCCCCACATCCGCTCTCGCGAGGGCAGGTGCGTCATTGACACCGTCTCCAATCATGGCCACTACCTTGCCTGCCTCTTGCAGCTCGCTGATTTTGCGCTCCTTATCCTGAGGCAAAACCTCGGCAATCACCGTATCAATATCCAGCTGCCTACGGATAGCCTCCGCAGTCCTGCGGTTATCTCCTGTAAGCATCACCACTTCAATTCCCAGGTCCTTCAGCTCTTTGATCGCTTCTTTGCTGGTAGGCTTTACCACATCTGCTACGGCGATCACACCTAAAACCTGTGTCTCCTCTGCAAAAATCAACGGTGTTTTTCCCTCATCTGCCATGACTTCTAAAAGTTTCAGACAGTTGTCCAAAGAAATTTCTTTTTCTCTCATCAGCCTTTCGTTACCCGCATAATAACGCCTACCGTTGACCGATACCTCCAAACCCTTGCCTGGAATAGAATTAAAGTTGTCCACCTGTACAGGGGAGATTCCCTCTTTCTTGGCATAGTCCAAGATCGCTTCTGCCAGAGGATGTTCACTTTTTACTTCCATTCCGGCTGCCAAAGCCAGGAATTCTTTTTTCGTCCATCCTTCCGTGTGAATGTCTGTGACCACCGGTCTGCCCTGGGTAATGGTCCCTGTCTTATCCAAGACCACGCTTTGCAGGTTGTGTGCAGTCTCCAAGGCTTCTCCAGACTTAATCAAAATTCCCTGCTCCGCCCCTTTTCCAGTTCCCACCATAATCGCAACCGGTGTAGCCAGTCCCAGCGCGCAGGGACACGAAATCACAAGAACACTGATCGCACAGGATAAAGCAAACTCAAAGGTGGAACCACTTAACAGCCATACTACCGCTGTCACAAGAGCAATTACCATCACTACTGGAACGAAAACACCTGCAATTTTATCCGCAATCTTAGCGATAGGCGCTTTGCTGGAGCTTGCCTCCTCCACCAGGCGAATAATCTGAGAAAAAGTCGTGTCATCTCCCACCCGGGTAGCCTTGAATTTCACAAATCCTGTCTTGTTCATCGTGGCTGCTATGACCGTATCTCCTTCCTGTTTATGCACAGGAATACTCTCACCGGTGATCGCTGCCTCGTCGATACTGGTACTTCCTTCCAATATAAAGCCGTCCACAGGGACATTCTGTCCCGGCCTTACGATCACCACATCCCCGGCCACCACCTGTTCCACAGGAATCTCCTGCTCTCTTCCGTCTCTTTCTACTACCGCAGTCTTCGGAGCCAAATCCATCAGCTTGGTAATCGCCTCGCTGGTTTTCCCCTTTGAACGGGTTTCCAAATATTTTCCCACCGTAATCAAAGCCAGAATCATAGCTGCCGACTCAAAATATAAGTCATGATAATAAAGATGCACTACTTCCATATTGCCGCTTCCAAGCCCATAACTCATCCGGTAAATCGCGAAAATCCCATATACCAAAGATGCCGTGGACCCTATGGCAATCAGGCTGTCCATATTAGGAGCCAAATGCGCTAAAGTCTGGAATCCTTTGATATAATATTTACGATTTACATAGATAATCGGAAGACAAAGCAATAATTGAGTAAAAGCAAAGCTGACCGCATTTTCTATCCCTGTCAAAAATCCTGGCAACGGAAGTCCCACCATATGTCCCATGGATACATACATCAGCGGAACCAGAAATACAAAAGATACGATCAGACGAAATTTCATATTCTGTATCTGTTTCTCCATGGGATTTTCCATCACTTTCGCCTTTCCCGCCGCAACAGTCTGCACATGTTCCTGCTTAGGGCTGGCCCCATACCCAGCTTTTACCACCGCGTCAATAATCTGACTTTCACTTAAAACTGTATCATTATATTCAACCTGCATACTGTTGGTCAATAAGTTTACGCTTACATTCTCAATTCCTTCCAACTTGGATACACACTTCTCCACCCTGGAAGAGCAAGCTGAACAAGTCATTCCGGTCACGTCAAATTTTTCTTTCATTCCGCACCACCTTTATTTTAAAATTCTGCCTAACATGTCCACCAGTTCATCTATTTTCTCTTCTTTTTCCGCCTGAGATTCTGCATGAGACACGCAATTTTTTAAATGTGCCGTCAAAATCTCTTTATTCACTTTATTCAGTATTGCTTCTGTAGCCATCAGTTGCTGTGATATTTCTATACAATATCGGTCCTCTTCCACCATTTGAAGAATTCCATCCATCTGCCCTCTGGCGATCTTCAGCAATCTGGATATTTTCTTTTTATCTGCCTGCATGCACTCACCCTTTCTGTGATTTCTTTACACCCCACCAGGGTATGGTATTAGTATAGTACAAAAAAACGGCATTGTCAATATGCCGTTTTTCGTACTCTTTTTTTCCATTCCTTTCGAAAATAAAAAATGCCTCCCCAGAAAACCAGAAACAGCAATCCCATCGCCGCTGTCAGGATAATCCCATCATGCCATTGCAGCAGCGTTACCGCATATTCCGAAAACAGTACCGATATCAGGTTGGCCCCCATGTGAAACAGAATGCTTGCCCAAAGAGAGCCGCTGATTTCCACTAAAATTGCCATAAGGCATCCTAAAATAGAAGCATAGATCGCCTGCACCACATTTCCATGGTAGAGCCCAAACATGAGGCCGGAGATCACCACAGAAGGCCAAATTCCCGTATAATCTCTCAATCTGCGGTAAATCAGCCCCCGGCAGATCAGTTCCTCCACCAAAGGAGCGGTGACTGCCGTCCACAGAATCATCCACAAGATACTCGTGTTCTCTGTCATCTTCTGCGTCTGTTCCCCATAGGAAGGAAATCTCTGAAAAATCTGCAGCAGGGAAAAAGCGACATTCAGCACAATCGCCATGGCTCCTCCCCACAAAAAACACCAGATGCCATCTCTTCCTCTGAGTCCTTGTGGTCTCATCCAAGATGGTCGAAAACGCCAGTCTCTCTGATACAGCCAAAGAGCCACTGGAAGTATCAGCAACAAAGAAGTGAGGCCGTTAATCATGACGGACCAGTCATAAAAATCCTCCTGCTGTCCTTTTATGCCACAAATCAACAAATACAACAGATTCACCCCGGCATACAGCAGCAGATAGTGGACTAGCAAAGGATAACCTACCCTCCACACTTTGCGCAGTCTTCCCTGCTTGTGCAGAGGGGTCAGCCGAAAAAATTTTCCAGCTCCTCCACAGTCCCCACAATGGCAAGAGGTGATGCATTCTCCAGCTCCCCTCTGCTTCCATATCCATAGGCCACTGCCACACAGTCTAGCCCCTGCTGCCTGGCCCCAAAGATATCATGCTCCTTATCTCCCACCATGACTGCCTTGTCTCTGTGATTTTCAAGCCCTAGACGGCGCAGAGCTTCTTCAATCACTTCTGCCTTGCGCACTCTACTTCCATCCATCTCGCTACCCACTACCACCTCAAAGTACTGGGCCAATCCAAAATATTCCAAAATTTGGTTCACATAATACGTTGGCTTTGAAGAAGCCACAGCCAGACGGTATCCCTCTTCCCGAAGTCTCGCGAGCATCTCCTCGATATGCGGATAGGGACGGTTCTCAAACATCCCCTTCTCGTGATATCTCTCCCGATAGTAGCAGACTGCCTGTTCTGCCTGCTGCTCGTCCAAGCCCCCATAACTCATCATCATATCTTTCAATGGAGGTCCCACAAATACTTCTAATTTTTTCAAGTCTGGTTCAAAAATGCCGAACTTTTCCAATGCGTACTGCACGCATTTTGTAATTCCTTCTCCTGACTCCGTCAATGTTCCATCCAGATCAAATAAGATAGCCTGATACATGCTCTTTGCTTCCTTTCTGTCCTCTCTGCTGAGACAGACGCAAATTTTGAAAAATTACGTTTAGTATAGCACAGTTTTCATGATTCAGGCAAGACATCGTGGCACAATACCGCGGCAAGCATTTCTTCCTCTCTATAATCCGAAATATGTCTCCAAAAACACTGCCACTCCGTCACAATCATTCGAGAGCGTCACCTTCCTTGCAGCCTTCTTCACCATCTCTTTTGCATTTTCCATCGCCACTGCTGTCCCCGCCCGCGCAAACATTTCCAGGTCATTTTCGTTGTCACCGATGGCGATCACCCGCTCTTTGGGGATATTCAGATATTCCATTAGCCCGCTCAGCCCGATTCCCTTATTTGTTTCGGCCGCATTGAATTCCACATTGCCGCCCACAGAGGTTGTCAGGGAAACCTCTCGAATCTTCCGCCAGTTTTCTCTGACCCGCTGTCCGAACTCTTCTTCCTCAAAATACAGATTTATCTTAGACACCCGGTCAAGGAGCCACCGCTGATTTTCCAGGTGTTCCACAAACTCGTGATTCTCCAAAAAATACCGTTCAAAGTTTTCACCTAGAGAAGACTCGGAAAGCCCCACTATACTCCGGATGTCCGCATAGGCCTTTCCGTCCACGAAAATTTCCGCATAACAAAAACCTCTGCCCATCCTCCCTGAAGCCTCCATAAACTTCCCTCCATAAGCTTCATCCAAAATTTCCTTTGCTTTTCCTTGTGGCAAGAGTCGGCGGACAACCGCTCTCTCCTGCCCATAATCCCAGACCAGAGAGCCGTTTTCCAGTACCGCGAAATTGATGCCCCGGACCGCCCCTAGTTCTTCTGGAAGAAGACACAGGGTCCTCCCCGTAGCCGGCACAATATAGTGTCCCATATCCGCCAGAAGCTGCAGTGTCCTCTGTGTCCTCTCTGTCACACGGTTTTCGCTGTTCAAAAGCGTCCCGTCCATATCCAATGCGATGAGATGTCTGTCCATATGTTTTCTGCTCCTATCGTATCCTCATCATAAATGCCTCGTAAGGCCGAAGTTCTCCTTCAATTCCAGTCCTTTCATAATTGCCGATCATCACTTCTTGCATCTCTTTGACAAATTCTCTCAACGGTTCTGACGGCAGTGTTTTCTCCGACAGGTTCGCCGCCACTAGCCAGCCTTCCTTCTCTGTCTGTCTTAAATACGCAAAAATGTGTTCGTCTTCCGGCAGAATCAGCCGGTATTCCCCTTCTGTCAGAAGAGGCTCCTCATGCCGCAGACGGATCAGTTCTTTATAATAGTAGAATACAGAATCTTTCTTTTCCAACGCATTTTTAACATTGATTTCCTGATAGCGGTCAGAAACTCTAAACCAGGGTGTCCCAGTTGTAAAGCCCGCATTTTCACTGTCATCCCACTGCATGGGCGTTCTGCCGTTATCCCGGCTTTTGTTCCAGACTGCTTTCTGAAATTCTTCTCTCGTGATAGATTTTCCATTTACCACCAGTTCCTGGAAAGCATTCCGCACCTCGATGTCCTCATACTCCTCCAGCTCAAACGCCACATTGGTCATGCCGATCTCCTCGCCCTGATAGATGTAGGGCGTCCCCTGCATTCCGTGAAGTACAGTGGCGTA
Proteins encoded in this window:
- a CDS encoding heavy metal translocating P-type ATPase, with the protein product MKEKFDVTGMTCSACSSRVEKCVSKLEGIENVSVNLLTNSMQVEYNDTVLSESQIIDAVVKAGYGASPKQEHVQTVAAGKAKVMENPMEKQIQNMKFRLIVSFVFLVPLMYVSMGHMVGLPLPGFLTGIENAVSFAFTQLLLCLPIIYVNRKYYIKGFQTLAHLAPNMDSLIAIGSTASLVYGIFAIYRMSYGLGSGNMEVVHLYYHDLYFESAAMILALITVGKYLETRSKGKTSEAITKLMDLAPKTAVVERDGREQEIPVEQVVAGDVVIVRPGQNVPVDGFILEGSTSIDEAAITGESIPVHKQEGDTVIAATMNKTGFVKFKATRVGDDTTFSQIIRLVEEASSSKAPIAKIADKIAGVFVPVVMVIALVTAVVWLLSGSTFEFALSCAISVLVISCPCALGLATPVAIMVGTGKGAEQGILIKSGEALETAHNLQSVVLDKTGTITQGRPVVTDIHTEGWTKKEFLALAAGMEVKSEHPLAEAILDYAKKEGISPVQVDNFNSIPGKGLEVSVNGRRYYAGNERLMREKEISLDNCLKLLEVMADEGKTPLIFAEETQVLGVIAVADVVKPTSKEAIKELKDLGIEVVMLTGDNRRTAEAIRRQLDIDTVIAEVLPQDKERKISELQEAGKVVAMIGDGVNDAPALARADVGMAIGAGTDVAIESADVVLMKNDLKDAVTAIRLSKAVIRNIKQNLFWAFFYNTLGIPIAAGIFYPLLGLKLNPMIGAAAMSMSSIFVVSNALRLKWFQPLGKSGQETQETVSAATMDDTPGGGQINQGNQEKEDEPMITMKIEGMMCQHCQAHVSKALNDLEGVKAEVSLEDQAAYVTADQSVDKEALRKAVVDAGYEVVSIEEK
- a CDS encoding metal-sensing transcriptional repressor, with the protein product MQADKKKISRLLKIARGQMDGILQMVEEDRYCIEISQQLMATEAILNKVNKEILTAHLKNCVSHAESQAEKEEKIDELVDMLGRILK
- a CDS encoding CPBP family intramembrane glutamic endopeptidase, with protein sequence MWRVGYPLLVHYLLLYAGVNLLYLLICGIKGQQEDFYDWSVMINGLTSLLLILPVALWLYQRDWRFRPSWMRPQGLRGRDGIWCFLWGGAMAIVLNVAFSLLQIFQRFPSYGEQTQKMTENTSILWMILWTAVTAPLVEELICRGLIYRRLRDYTGIWPSVVISGLMFGLYHGNVVQAIYASILGCLMAILVEISGSLWASILFHMGANLISVLFSEYAVTLLQWHDGIILTAAMGLLFLVFWGGIFYFRKEWKKRVRKTAY
- a CDS encoding HAD family hydrolase: MYQAILFDLDGTLTESGEGITKCVQYALEKFGIFEPDLKKLEVFVGPPLKDMMMSYGGLDEQQAEQAVCYYRERYHEKGMFENRPYPHIEEMLARLREEGYRLAVASSKPTYYVNQILEYFGLAQYFEVVVGSEMDGSRVRKAEVIEEALRRLGLENHRDKAVMVGDKEHDIFGARQQGLDCVAVAYGYGSRGELENASPLAIVGTVEELENFFG
- a CDS encoding HAD family hydrolase, coding for MDRHLIALDMDGTLLNSENRVTERTQRTLQLLADMGHYIVPATGRTLCLLPEELGAVRGINFAVLENGSLVWDYGQERAVVRRLLPQGKAKEILDEAYGGKFMEASGRMGRGFCYAEIFVDGKAYADIRSIVGLSESSLGENFERYFLENHEFVEHLENQRWLLDRVSKINLYFEEEEFGQRVRENWRKIREVSLTTSVGGNVEFNAAETNKGIGLSGLMEYLNIPKERVIAIGDNENDLEMFARAGTAVAMENAKEMVKKAARKVTLSNDCDGVAVFLETYFGL